The following are encoded together in the Geobacter sulfurreducens PCA genome:
- a CDS encoding M42 family metallopeptidase gives MRPESLEFFKKLVEAPSPSGYEQPAQRVFRDYIAPFAEVKTDVMGNVIGLIRGGGENLPRVMVVGHSDEIGFQVKYIDDNGFIYFAPIGGVDAHLTPGKRVRIHTAKGEVAGVIGKKPIHLMDEEDRRKVVRLDAQYIDIGATDKKEALEYVRVGDPVTFAAGFERLLGDRVACRAFDDKAGSFVVAEVLRAVAESGVKLPVDLYGVSSVQEEIGLRGGATSAYSVNPHVGICVEVDFATDQPDVEKKHNGEVKLGKGPILPRGANINPPLFDLLSSTAEREEIAVQYTGIPRASGTDANVMQISRGGVATALVKLPLRYMHTPVEVISLSDLDQAVRLIVAALPGMAGDFTPR, from the coding sequence ATGCGTCCGGAATCTCTGGAATTTTTCAAAAAACTTGTGGAGGCCCCCAGCCCTTCCGGCTACGAGCAGCCGGCCCAACGGGTGTTTCGCGACTACATAGCCCCCTTCGCGGAGGTGAAGACCGATGTCATGGGCAACGTGATCGGTCTCATTCGCGGCGGGGGGGAGAACCTGCCGCGGGTGATGGTGGTCGGCCACTCGGATGAGATAGGCTTTCAGGTCAAGTACATCGACGACAACGGCTTCATCTATTTTGCGCCGATCGGCGGGGTGGACGCCCACCTGACGCCGGGGAAGCGGGTTCGCATCCACACGGCCAAGGGCGAGGTGGCAGGCGTCATCGGCAAGAAGCCGATCCATTTGATGGACGAGGAAGACCGGCGGAAGGTGGTTCGCCTCGACGCCCAGTACATCGACATAGGCGCTACCGACAAGAAGGAGGCCCTGGAGTACGTGCGTGTGGGTGACCCGGTCACCTTTGCCGCCGGCTTCGAACGCCTGCTGGGCGATCGGGTTGCCTGCCGGGCGTTCGACGACAAGGCCGGCAGCTTCGTGGTGGCCGAGGTGCTCCGGGCCGTGGCCGAATCGGGGGTGAAACTGCCGGTTGATCTGTACGGCGTCTCCTCGGTACAGGAAGAGATCGGGCTGCGCGGCGGCGCAACCAGCGCCTACAGCGTCAATCCCCACGTGGGTATCTGCGTCGAGGTGGACTTCGCCACTGATCAGCCCGACGTGGAGAAGAAGCACAACGGCGAGGTCAAGCTCGGCAAGGGGCCGATCCTGCCCCGTGGGGCCAATATCAATCCGCCTCTCTTTGATCTGCTTTCCTCAACGGCGGAGCGTGAGGAGATCGCTGTCCAGTATACGGGTATCCCCCGGGCTTCCGGTACCGATGCCAACGTCATGCAGATCTCCCGCGGCGGCGTCGCCACCGCCCTGGTCAAGCTGCCGCTCCGCTACATGCATACGCCGGTGGAGGTGATTTCCCTCTCCGATCTTGATCAGGCGGTCAGGCTGATCGTGGCGGCCTTGCCGGGGATGGCGGGCGACTTCACTCCCCGCTGA
- a CDS encoding DUF3373 domain-containing protein — MKRMSKKVLAAALLLGLSQPFSVMAADTDLQKKMESLEKELEALKQQMQDTDKKVDKVEQKSLGRWLTISGDYRFRVDSLKGKIVDHASGPVFGQTYMARLLAGDTPNVAQATAFAASQQAGQGYKPKNDSLMTHRFGLNLKAKATKDVSVTARLLMYKTAGAQDDDAVTPGYFADRTGVFDGTLGHIPSDGRLAVDRAYATWSNIGDEPIWFSVGRRPSTGGVPTHLKENREKPDSSGTPALLVDYAFDGMTVGWAPDLEALPGAYAKICYGRGFENGFTGKNVNNSLHDTDMLGVQIIPYDTDALSIFFQYNRGFNIFDFPKMTSSAFGDTAPSTDLGAIDWYGLNFLGKVKNIGIGNFNWFVSGAISDAQPNKNVSVAAGNLGLMNGTFLGQQDASSFKDRTGWAVYAGGRYDIESTGTKLGFEYNHGSKNWITFAPSADDMWTSKVGTRGNAYEGYIIQELKLQPISSYLSKVFFKLGYQYYDFEYTGSNNWVGAPQKIADIKASDLQLMAPVKYAQDIYATFEVHF, encoded by the coding sequence ATGAAGCGTATGTCCAAAAAGGTTCTGGCAGCTGCCCTTCTGCTCGGTCTCAGCCAACCGTTCTCGGTTATGGCGGCCGATACCGACCTGCAGAAGAAGATGGAAAGCCTCGAGAAAGAACTTGAGGCCCTGAAGCAGCAGATGCAGGACACCGACAAGAAGGTCGATAAGGTTGAGCAGAAGTCCCTGGGTCGCTGGCTGACCATCAGCGGGGATTACCGGTTCAGGGTCGACTCTCTCAAGGGCAAAATTGTAGATCACGCCAGCGGTCCTGTGTTCGGACAAACATACATGGCAAGGCTACTGGCAGGAGATACCCCCAACGTCGCACAGGCGACAGCTTTTGCCGCATCACAGCAGGCTGGTCAAGGATACAAACCCAAAAACGACTCTCTTATGACCCACCGCTTCGGGCTTAATCTTAAAGCCAAAGCCACCAAAGATGTTTCTGTCACTGCACGCCTTCTCATGTACAAAACCGCAGGCGCTCAAGATGATGATGCCGTAACCCCGGGTTACTTTGCAGATCGAACCGGCGTATTCGATGGAACACTTGGCCACATACCTTCTGACGGTCGACTCGCCGTTGACCGCGCCTACGCGACATGGAGCAACATCGGTGACGAGCCAATTTGGTTCTCAGTTGGTCGTAGGCCCTCAACTGGCGGAGTACCAACTCACCTTAAGGAGAACAGGGAAAAACCTGACAGCAGTGGAACTCCTGCGCTTCTAGTTGATTATGCCTTTGACGGCATGACTGTAGGATGGGCGCCTGACCTTGAGGCGCTACCAGGAGCATATGCTAAGATCTGCTATGGTAGAGGTTTCGAAAACGGATTCACTGGGAAAAACGTCAACAATAGTCTCCATGACACCGACATGCTCGGCGTGCAGATTATACCTTATGACACAGATGCACTCAGTATATTTTTCCAGTACAACAGAGGCTTCAACATTTTCGACTTTCCGAAGATGACTAGCTCAGCATTCGGCGACACGGCTCCAAGTACTGACCTAGGTGCCATCGACTGGTATGGGCTAAACTTCCTAGGCAAAGTAAAGAACATCGGCATTGGTAATTTCAATTGGTTTGTAAGTGGTGCCATAAGTGACGCTCAACCGAACAAAAATGTATCTGTCGCCGCAGGCAATCTCGGTCTTATGAACGGCACTTTCCTTGGCCAACAGGATGCAAGCAGCTTCAAGGATCGAACCGGTTGGGCCGTATACGCTGGCGGAAGGTACGACATCGAGTCAACCGGCACCAAACTCGGCTTCGAATACAACCATGGTTCCAAAAACTGGATCACCTTTGCTCCGTCTGCCGATGATATGTGGACATCAAAGGTGGGAACCCGAGGCAACGCCTACGAGGGTTACATAATTCAAGAACTGAAGCTGCAGCCCATCTCTTCATATCTGAGCAAAGTATTTTTCAAGCTCGGCTATCAGTATTATGATTTTGAGTACACTGGCAGTAACAATTGGGTCGGAGCACCCCAAAAAATTGCAGACATTAAAGCTTCCGATCTCCAACTGATGGCTCCAGTTAAATACGCACAAGACATCTATGCAACCTTCGAGGTACACTTCTAG
- a CDS encoding LysR family transcriptional regulator gives METLYLKTLIVTAEKGSFSKAAAELCITQSAVSQRVKFLEERYGCELLDRSGPVMMLTAAGEAVVRKAQAILDIEKTLQDELKKFTGRQRLSICCTPSFGIAHMPKVLNRFMLRNADIVDLKFMFYSPEQAVKGLAEREFDIGIIEHCEDLDLADFHTATLPRDELVFVSAPSLGIPTPLVTIERLFEERLITRKDGCSSKKLLRLNLASIGKDLEGFRSTVVYDDLHLTVDTVLDGGGVAFVSSCLVNKYLENGQLKQHRVEGFCHSRQRTVALSRSKVQDRLVSDFLACLDTVFTDQCHRSSCPT, from the coding sequence ATGGAGACGCTGTATCTCAAAACGCTCATCGTGACGGCTGAGAAAGGAAGTTTTTCCAAGGCCGCTGCAGAGCTGTGCATCACCCAATCTGCGGTGTCGCAACGGGTCAAGTTCCTCGAGGAGCGTTACGGCTGCGAGTTGCTGGATCGCTCGGGTCCTGTCATGATGCTCACCGCTGCAGGTGAGGCCGTGGTACGGAAGGCCCAGGCCATCCTCGACATCGAGAAGACACTGCAGGACGAACTCAAGAAATTTACCGGAAGGCAGCGCCTTTCCATCTGCTGTACGCCATCGTTCGGCATCGCCCACATGCCCAAGGTTCTCAACCGGTTCATGCTGCGCAACGCCGATATCGTCGATCTCAAGTTCATGTTCTACAGCCCGGAGCAGGCGGTAAAGGGGCTGGCCGAACGGGAGTTCGATATCGGTATCATAGAGCACTGCGAAGACTTGGACCTGGCCGATTTCCATACTGCGACCCTGCCGCGGGACGAACTGGTCTTCGTGAGCGCGCCGTCTCTCGGCATCCCCACTCCGCTCGTGACGATCGAGCGGCTCTTCGAGGAACGCCTCATCACGCGCAAGGACGGCTGCAGTTCCAAGAAACTGCTCAGGCTCAATCTTGCCTCCATCGGCAAGGACCTGGAGGGGTTCCGGAGCACCGTGGTCTATGACGATCTGCATCTCACGGTCGATACGGTCCTTGACGGGGGAGGGGTGGCGTTCGTTTCCTCCTGTCTGGTGAATAAATATCTGGAAAACGGCCAGCTGAAGCAGCACAGAGTCGAGGGATTCTGCCACAGCCGCCAGCGGACGGTCGCCCTGAGCAGGAGCAAGGTGCAGGATCGGCTGGTCAGCGACTTCCTGGCGTGCCTGGACACGGTGTTTACCGACCAGTGTCACCGAAGTTCCTGCCCCACCTGA
- a CDS encoding GSU2203 family decaheme c-type cytochrome: MRNKLYGVKALKMAGMVAISLLVGACATGKIRERVLTLPTIEGASYVGDTDCAQCHDKIAAPFVRSIHGRIADFEVMGGTRGCESCHGAASLHTTEGDSAKILSFASLSSDQASAVCLKCHSAGTHMEWAGNEHALNDVACTDCHKIHQDKTVAPHSLKMAQPELCYSCHQEYRAKANFPSHHPIREGKMTCTSCHEAHGSGQKNLKTEERVNDLCLNCHSRYQGPFVFEHAPVQEDCTICHDAHGTVANNLLRQSEPFLCLQCHESHFHITREGATIPAGNVALDANKDGGTTYPAGQTISSSNSVTMPNNLGAEGWRMAFGTKCSVCHTQVHGSDLPSQTAPTVNSTGTRGWPSGGKGLTR, from the coding sequence ATGCGAAACAAGCTGTATGGCGTGAAAGCGCTAAAAATGGCCGGAATGGTCGCGATTTCGCTGCTTGTCGGTGCCTGCGCCACCGGGAAGATCAGGGAACGGGTCCTGACATTGCCGACCATCGAAGGCGCTTCGTACGTCGGCGACACAGACTGTGCCCAGTGCCATGACAAGATCGCGGCACCCTTCGTCCGGAGTATTCACGGCCGGATCGCCGACTTCGAAGTGATGGGGGGAACCAGGGGATGCGAGTCATGCCACGGTGCCGCCAGCCTTCACACCACGGAAGGAGATTCCGCCAAGATTCTTTCGTTCGCAAGCCTGTCGTCGGACCAGGCATCTGCCGTCTGCCTCAAATGCCACTCGGCCGGCACCCACATGGAGTGGGCAGGCAACGAACATGCCCTCAACGATGTGGCCTGCACCGACTGTCATAAAATCCACCAGGACAAGACCGTTGCCCCGCACAGCCTGAAAATGGCACAGCCCGAGCTCTGCTACTCCTGCCATCAGGAGTATCGCGCAAAGGCCAACTTCCCTTCCCACCATCCCATCCGAGAGGGGAAAATGACCTGCACGAGCTGCCACGAAGCCCACGGTTCCGGCCAGAAGAACCTGAAGACCGAGGAGCGGGTGAACGACCTCTGCCTTAACTGCCACAGCCGCTACCAGGGGCCCTTCGTCTTCGAGCATGCGCCGGTCCAGGAAGACTGCACCATCTGTCATGACGCACACGGCACCGTAGCCAACAACCTGCTTCGCCAGAGCGAGCCCTTCCTCTGCCTCCAGTGCCACGAGAGCCACTTCCACATCACCCGCGAGGGAGCCACGATCCCGGCGGGCAATGTCGCCCTTGACGCCAACAAGGACGGGGGCACCACCTACCCTGCCGGCCAGACGATCAGCTCATCCAACAGCGTAACCATGCCGAACAATCTCGGCGCTGAAGGATGGCGGATGGCCTTCGGCACCAAGTGCAGCGTATGCCACACCCAGGTGCACGGCAGCGACCTTCCCTCCCAGACCGCACCCACGGTCAACAGCACCGGCACCAGGGGATGGCCGTCCGGCGGCAAGGGATTGACCCGCTAA
- the guaB gene encoding IMP dehydrogenase: MLDELIPEGLTFDDVLLVPAHSQVLPRDVSLNTRLTRNITLNIPLVSAAMDTVTEARTAICMAREGGLGIIHKNLTIEEQAMEVDKVKKSESGMIVDPITMRPNQKIHEALAIMEKYRISGVPVTNSKGKLVGILTNRDLRFETNLDLPISARMTKRRLVTVAVGTTLEEAKEHLKHTRVEKLLVVDEEKNLKGLITIKDIEKVRKYPNACKDALGRLRVGAAVGPSGDMEARVDALVKAGVDVIVVDTAHGHSQGVLDAIRTVKANFPGVELIAGNIATAEAAEALIKAGVDAIKVGIGPGSICTTRVVAGVGVPQISAIAQCAKVARKYDVPLIADGGVKYSGDVTKAVAAGADVIMIGSLFAGTEESPGDTILYQGRAYKSYRGMGSIGAMKQGSKDRYFQSDVESEVKLVPEGIEGMVPLRGPLSANVHQLMGGLRAGMGYTGCRTVRELQEKGHFVRITGAGLKESHVHDVMITKEAPNYRVENVR, translated from the coding sequence ATGTTAGATGAATTGATTCCGGAAGGTCTGACTTTCGACGACGTTCTGCTCGTTCCCGCCCACTCTCAGGTCCTTCCCCGCGATGTCTCCCTCAACACCCGTCTGACCAGGAACATTACCCTCAACATTCCCCTCGTCTCGGCAGCCATGGACACGGTCACCGAGGCACGGACCGCCATCTGCATGGCTCGCGAGGGGGGACTCGGCATTATTCACAAGAACCTCACCATCGAAGAGCAGGCCATGGAGGTGGACAAGGTCAAAAAGAGCGAGTCCGGCATGATCGTGGACCCCATCACTATGCGGCCCAACCAGAAAATCCACGAGGCCCTGGCCATCATGGAGAAATACCGGATTTCCGGCGTACCCGTCACCAACTCCAAGGGGAAACTGGTCGGCATCCTCACCAACCGCGACCTCCGTTTCGAAACCAACCTGGACCTTCCCATTTCCGCCCGCATGACCAAGCGCCGGCTCGTGACCGTAGCGGTCGGCACTACCCTTGAAGAAGCCAAGGAACACCTCAAGCATACCCGGGTCGAGAAACTGCTGGTGGTGGATGAGGAGAAGAACCTGAAGGGGCTCATCACCATCAAGGATATCGAGAAGGTCAGAAAATACCCCAATGCCTGCAAGGATGCCCTGGGTCGCCTGCGGGTCGGCGCCGCCGTCGGCCCCTCCGGCGACATGGAGGCCCGGGTGGACGCCCTGGTCAAGGCCGGGGTCGACGTTATCGTGGTGGACACGGCCCATGGTCACTCCCAGGGGGTCCTCGATGCCATCCGGACCGTCAAGGCGAACTTTCCCGGGGTCGAGCTCATCGCCGGCAACATTGCCACTGCCGAGGCCGCCGAGGCACTCATCAAGGCCGGTGTCGACGCCATCAAGGTGGGCATCGGACCGGGTTCCATCTGCACCACCCGCGTGGTTGCCGGCGTCGGCGTGCCCCAGATAAGCGCCATCGCCCAGTGCGCCAAGGTTGCCCGCAAGTATGACGTCCCCCTCATCGCGGATGGCGGCGTCAAGTACTCCGGTGACGTGACCAAGGCAGTGGCCGCCGGTGCCGATGTCATCATGATCGGCTCTCTCTTTGCCGGCACCGAGGAGTCGCCCGGCGACACCATCCTCTATCAGGGCCGGGCCTACAAGAGCTACCGCGGCATGGGCTCCATCGGCGCCATGAAGCAGGGGAGCAAGGACCGCTACTTCCAGAGCGATGTGGAAAGCGAAGTGAAGCTCGTTCCCGAGGGGATCGAGGGGATGGTGCCGCTGCGTGGACCGCTCTCCGCCAACGTCCATCAGCTCATGGGCGGACTGCGGGCCGGCATGGGCTACACCGGCTGCCGCACCGTGCGGGAGCTCCAGGAAAAGGGGCACTTCGTCCGGATCACCGGCGCGGGCCTCAAGGAATCCCACGTCCATGACGTCATGATCACCAAGGAAGCCCCGAACTACCGGGTCGAGAACGTTCGATGA
- a CDS encoding cytochrome c, protein MKNTTFIATLMASVAVAALVQAKDHPGKEYIQKNGYQGPATCEVCHPGAAKEFLNSVHWKHASKVDNVENIDPKQEYGMKNRIYTMCNGNDIVNNLKEIPPSPETGKTKYSGCNSCHPGNHIQDVGSTGPEAEAAVDCLVCHSSTYDHSKRKPFKDEKGNVVLGQDRSTDAALSIATPTVKNCMTCHEAAGGGVLVKRGFAFNKEHDVHAAKGMVCVDCHKTKNHKIPTGYDPNNWAHDGVRLSCTDCHTAKPHKDEDYNRHTARIACQTCHIPRTGGAFAKDFTKWEQLSNKFYEPTTLKKEANETAPVYAWYNLTVANRPDFIGPKGDRKDGKSKIYPFKIFQGKAYFNKKDGQLLSMDFAPPMATGDTLAGVASAAKILGIKDYEPVPGWQTIYFGSNHQVAPKEKALTCYNCHAPNGILNFRELGYSSDEVKKLTSPELYFEKIAEKMREEW, encoded by the coding sequence ATGAAGAATACGACGTTCATCGCCACCCTCATGGCGAGCGTGGCAGTGGCGGCCCTGGTACAGGCCAAGGATCATCCGGGCAAGGAATATATCCAGAAAAACGGCTACCAGGGGCCGGCAACCTGCGAGGTCTGCCATCCCGGCGCGGCAAAGGAGTTCCTGAACTCCGTGCACTGGAAGCACGCCTCGAAGGTCGACAACGTTGAGAACATTGACCCGAAGCAGGAATACGGCATGAAAAACCGTATCTACACCATGTGCAACGGGAACGACATCGTCAACAATCTGAAGGAGATTCCGCCCAGCCCCGAGACGGGCAAGACCAAGTACTCGGGCTGCAACTCCTGCCATCCCGGGAATCACATCCAGGACGTGGGGAGCACCGGGCCCGAAGCGGAAGCCGCAGTGGACTGCCTTGTCTGCCACTCCTCCACCTATGATCACAGCAAGCGCAAGCCCTTCAAAGACGAGAAGGGGAACGTGGTGCTCGGCCAGGATCGCAGCACCGATGCGGCCCTTTCCATTGCCACCCCGACGGTCAAGAACTGTATGACCTGCCACGAGGCTGCAGGGGGCGGCGTGCTGGTGAAGCGCGGGTTCGCCTTCAACAAGGAGCACGATGTCCATGCGGCCAAGGGGATGGTCTGCGTCGACTGCCACAAGACGAAGAACCACAAGATCCCCACGGGCTACGATCCGAACAACTGGGCCCATGACGGCGTACGTCTCTCCTGCACCGACTGCCACACGGCAAAGCCCCACAAGGACGAGGACTACAACCGCCATACGGCGCGCATCGCCTGTCAGACCTGCCACATCCCCCGGACCGGCGGCGCCTTTGCCAAGGATTTCACGAAGTGGGAACAGCTCTCCAACAAGTTCTACGAGCCGACCACGCTCAAAAAAGAAGCAAATGAAACGGCTCCCGTCTACGCATGGTACAACCTGACCGTGGCCAACCGCCCTGACTTCATCGGGCCCAAGGGTGACCGCAAGGACGGCAAGAGCAAGATCTACCCTTTCAAGATCTTCCAGGGCAAGGCGTACTTTAACAAGAAGGACGGCCAGCTCCTGTCCATGGACTTCGCTCCGCCCATGGCAACGGGTGACACCCTCGCCGGCGTGGCATCAGCTGCCAAAATCCTTGGGATCAAGGATTACGAACCGGTCCCCGGCTGGCAGACCATCTACTTCGGCAGCAACCACCAGGTGGCTCCCAAGGAGAAGGCTCTTACCTGCTATAACTGCCATGCTCCCAACGGCATTCTGAACTTCCGCGAGCTCGGCTATTCGTCCGACGAGGTCAAAAAGCTCACGAGCCCCGAACTCTACTTTGAGAAAATCGCAGAGAAGATGCGGGAAGAGTGGTAA
- the miaB gene encoding tRNA (N6-isopentenyl adenosine(37)-C2)-methylthiotransferase MiaB, translating into MTENKYLYVETFGCQMNVNDSEKIATLLKDEGYLPTDDPERADLVILNTCSVRAKAEQKVYGHLGRFKGVRSRKKGFLLGVGGCVAQQEGERLLQKVPWLDLVFGTHNLHLLPEIVRAAERGERRAEVGFIDNETRLDLFPETGGEGGVTRFVTVMQGCDNFCSYCIVPYVRGREISRRSSDIIDEVRKSVAEGVKEVTLLGQNVNSYGLKTEGELSFAGLIRRIAEVEGLERIRFTTSHPKDISPELIACFAEVPKLCGHIHLPAQSGSDAVLARMNRGYTRAGYLEKVEALRAARPGIQFTGDMIVGFPGETEEDFQATISLMEEVRYADLFSFIYSPRPETAAAGIRDTVSRKEKQSRLDRLQTLQQQMKRERNISFVGTRQLVLVEGVSKRGDQLYGRIDGNRIVNFAADQSLIGTMAEVTITQDYQNSLLGEIVTDKGDAR; encoded by the coding sequence GTGACGGAAAACAAGTATCTGTATGTAGAAACATTCGGATGTCAGATGAATGTCAACGACTCCGAAAAGATCGCGACGCTCCTGAAAGATGAGGGGTATCTCCCCACCGACGATCCGGAACGGGCCGACTTGGTCATTCTCAACACGTGCAGCGTGAGGGCCAAGGCCGAGCAGAAAGTATACGGGCACCTTGGCCGGTTCAAGGGCGTCCGGAGCAGGAAGAAGGGATTCCTGCTCGGCGTGGGGGGGTGTGTGGCACAGCAGGAGGGAGAGCGCCTGCTGCAGAAGGTTCCCTGGCTCGATCTGGTCTTCGGCACCCACAATCTCCACCTGCTGCCGGAGATTGTGCGGGCGGCCGAGCGGGGCGAGCGCCGGGCCGAGGTGGGGTTCATCGACAACGAAACCCGGCTCGACCTGTTCCCCGAGACAGGTGGAGAGGGTGGTGTCACCCGCTTTGTGACGGTGATGCAGGGTTGTGACAATTTTTGTTCCTACTGCATTGTCCCCTATGTGAGGGGGCGCGAGATAAGTCGCCGTTCATCCGACATAATTGACGAGGTGCGAAAGTCCGTTGCGGAGGGTGTCAAGGAAGTGACTCTTCTGGGGCAGAATGTCAACTCTTATGGTCTCAAGACCGAGGGAGAGTTGTCGTTCGCCGGACTCATCCGTCGCATTGCCGAGGTGGAGGGGCTTGAACGGATACGTTTCACCACGTCACACCCGAAGGATATCTCGCCCGAGCTCATCGCCTGCTTCGCCGAGGTACCCAAGCTGTGCGGCCACATTCATCTGCCGGCCCAGTCGGGGAGCGATGCGGTCCTTGCGCGCATGAACCGGGGATACACCCGGGCCGGGTACCTCGAAAAGGTGGAGGCCCTCAGGGCAGCCCGGCCGGGTATCCAGTTCACGGGAGACATGATCGTGGGCTTCCCGGGTGAGACGGAAGAGGACTTCCAGGCAACCATCTCGCTCATGGAGGAAGTGCGCTACGCCGATCTCTTTTCCTTCATCTACTCGCCGCGCCCTGAAACGGCCGCGGCCGGTATCCGGGATACGGTGAGCCGGAAGGAGAAGCAGTCGCGCCTCGACCGGCTCCAGACACTCCAGCAGCAGATGAAGCGCGAGCGCAACATCAGCTTTGTCGGCACCCGCCAGCTTGTCCTGGTGGAGGGGGTGAGCAAGCGAGGCGATCAGCTCTACGGTCGCATCGACGGCAACCGGATCGTCAACTTCGCGGCCGACCAGTCGCTCATCGGAACCATGGCAGAGGTAACCATCACCCAGGACTATCAGAATTCGCTGCTGGGCGAAATCGTCACCGATAAAGGGGACGCACGGTAA
- a CDS encoding bifunctional nuclease family protein, producing the protein MHIVMTIHGFALDSIAQMPVVLLKDERGEVTLPIWINGTDTLYIVAELIRRDASSSGERKDLLTALLGHLGAEVLDISIDGGKDGKFICSVRLMVGEEELRLPVRISEAIVLALKNALPVMVPRHLVEEATAPAGTMGDHFTEADERRFVDFLEGLDPADLGKYPM; encoded by the coding sequence ATGCACATCGTTATGACCATCCACGGCTTTGCCCTTGACTCCATCGCCCAGATGCCGGTGGTGCTCCTGAAGGATGAACGCGGCGAAGTAACGCTGCCCATCTGGATCAACGGCACCGACACCCTCTATATCGTGGCGGAGCTGATCAGGCGGGACGCCTCTTCCTCGGGGGAGCGCAAGGACCTGCTCACGGCATTGCTCGGCCATCTGGGGGCCGAGGTGCTCGATATTTCCATTGACGGCGGCAAGGACGGCAAGTTCATCTGCTCCGTCCGGCTCATGGTGGGGGAAGAGGAGTTGCGCCTGCCGGTCCGCATTTCGGAAGCCATCGTCCTCGCCCTCAAAAATGCCCTGCCGGTCATGGTTCCCCGCCATCTGGTGGAGGAGGCGACCGCCCCGGCCGGCACCATGGGCGACCACTTCACGGAGGCCGACGAGCGTCGTTTCGTCGATTTTCTCGAAGGCCTCGATCCCGCCGATCTCGGCAAGTATCCCATGTGA